In a genomic window of Colius striatus isolate bColStr4 chromosome 2, bColStr4.1.hap1, whole genome shotgun sequence:
- the KCNK12 gene encoding potassium channel subfamily K member 12 has protein sequence MMPPRGAAGSCRRRRLAPLNEDNGRFLLLAALIAAYLSAGATVFSALESPSEAAAQLRWNRTLHNFSRIFNISLPELRAFLRSYEAAMAAGIRVDALRPRWDFPGAFYFVGTVVSTIGFGMTTPATVAGKVFLIVYGLFGCAGTILFFNLFLERIISLLAFIMKACHERQLRRSGLLPPNFRRGPAMSGVGSLVGWKPSVYHVMLILGIFAITLSCCASAMYTAVEGWNYVDSLYYCFVTFSTIGFGDLVSSQNAAYQNQGLYRFGNFIFILMGVCCIYSLFNVISIVIKQVLNWVLKKFECRCCPKCHKSSTRLGRRNAITPGARLRRHNISVDADGQYDSDTEGRRLSGELISMRELTASNKVSLAILQKQLSETANGYPRNVCINTRQNGFSAGVGALAIMNNRLAETSDSR, from the exons ATGATGCCcccgcggggggcggcgggctCCTGCCGCCGGCGGCGGCTGGCGCCCCTCAACGAGGACAACGGGCGGTTCCTGCTGCTGGCCGCCCTCATCGCGGCGTACCTGAGCGCCGGCGCCACCGTCTTCTCGGCCCTCGAGAGCCCATcggaggcggcggcgcagcTCCGCTGGAACCGGACCCTCCACAACTTCAGCCGCATCTTCAACATCAGCCTGCCGGAGCTGCGCGCCTTCCTGCGGAGCTACGAGGCGGCCATGGCCGCGGGCATCCGCGTCGACGCCCTGCGGCCCCGCTGGGACTTCCCCGGCGCCTTCTACTTCGTGGGCACCGTCGTCTCCACTATAG GTTTTGGAATGACCACACCAGCAACCGTGGCTGGAAAAGTATTCCTCATCGTTTATGGCCTTTTTGGGTGTGCTGGGACTATCCTTTTCTTCAACCTCTTCTTGGAGCGCATTATCTCTCTGCTGGCATTTATCATGAAGGCGTGCCATGAGAGACAGCTACGAAGAAGTGGTCTCCTACCTCCCAACTTCCGAAGGGGGCCAGCTATGTCTGGGGTGGGCAGCCTCGTGGGGTGGAAGCCATCCGTTTACCACGTGATGCTGATTCTGGGAATTTTTGCTATTACCCTTTCGTGCTGCGCCTCCGCGATGTACACAGCGGTGGAAGGATGGAACTACGTTGACTCTCTGTACTATTGCTTTGTCACGTTCAGCACCATTGGCTTTGGAGATTTGGTAAGCAGCCAAAATGCTGCGTACCAAAATCAGGGATTATACAGATTTGGAAACTTCATATTTATATTAATGGGGGTATGTTGCATATACTCTCTTTTTAATGTCATCTCAATTGTAATCAAGCAAGTTTTGAACTGGGTGTTGAAAAAATTCGAATGCAGATGTTGCCCAAAGTGCCATAAATCAAGTACCCGCCTCGGCCGTCGCAACGCCATCACCCCAGGAGCCCGCCTACGTAGACATAACATCTCAGTGGATGCCGATGGACAGTACGACAGTGATACTGAGGGGAGGAGGCTCTCTGGAGAGTTGATCTCCATGAGGGAGCTCACAGCATCCAATAAAGTCTCCCTGGCCATTTTGCAAAAGCAGCTGTCGGAGACGGCCAATGGCTACCCGAGGAACGTTTGTATCAACACGAGACAAAACGGTTTCTCAGCAGGGGTGGGTGCTCTAGCCATCATGAACAACCGCTTGGCAGAAACGAGTGATTCTAGGTAG